The genomic interval ATATATTTCAATGCCTGCTGTGACTTACCCGATGCCCAGATCAGTTTCATCTTTTCATAACGGCTGGCAAAGTTGTATTGTTTATTGAAGTAAGGAATACTGGCAGGATTTACCAGTTTCATCACCTTGCTTACCACCCCCTGCAGCGACTTGGGAATACGTTCTGTGTATTGCAGGGATTGGTTGAATTTATTATATCCGGCAAAGAGCTCGTCCCCCCCGTCTGCAGAAAGTACCACCTTTACCTGCTTTGCAGCCAGTTTACTGACCAGCGTGGTGGGAACGGTGGAATTATCGGCAAAAGGCTCGTCGTAAATCTCGGGCAGATGATCAAGTATATCCCTTGCATCTGAGGGGCCCACAATCCATTCGGTATGGTCGGTGCCCAGGTGCTGTGCTATCCGGCGGGCTTCTTTGGATTCATCGAAGGCGGCTTCTTTATAGCCAATGGTGAATGTCTTCAGACGGCTACCGGAAGAAGCCTGCAGTATGGCTGCCACGCTGGAGCTGTCATAACCACCGCTCAGGAAAACCCCAACGGGAACGTCGGCCACCATCCGGTATTTGTAGGCGCTCTCCATCAGTTCTTTGGTATGACGGATGATGTCACCTTCATACATGCCTGTCAGCGGCTGGCGGTAAGCATCCAGCACGCTCCAGTACTCGGAGGTGGTCAATGCCTTGTTCTTCAGCGAAAGGTGCATGAAATGTCCCGGTTTCAGCTTATGCGTATGCTCGAAGATGGTATATGGCGCGGGAATGTAGCTATATTGGAGGAACAGTGATACACTGTTCACATCGATCTTTTTCTCAAAAGCGGGGAAACGGCTGAAGCTTTTCAACTCTGAAGCAAACAGCAGCACATTGTTGTGCCAGTAGTAGTAAAGCGGTTTTACCCCCGCCCTGTCGCGGCAGAAGATCACCTGTTGTTCTTCGCTGTCGTAGATCACAAAGGCAAACATACCAATACAATGGTCCACGATCTTTTCTTTCCAGCAGTCGTAGCCTTTGATCAGCACTTCAGTATCGCTGCTGGATGTAAAATGATACCCCTGGTGTTCCAGTTCGCGGCGTATTTCTTTAAAGTTGTATACCTCACCGTTGAAGATCATAGTATACTGTTTAAAATGCATCGGCTGATGCCCGCCGCTGGAAAGGTCGAGGATGGACAGACGGCGCTGGCCCAGCCCGATCAATGCATTAGGGTGTTCAAACACTTCATAGCCGCCGTCGTCGGGACCACGATGCAGCAATGCATCCGTCATGTCTTTCAGCACCGGGAGGCTCGCTTTTTTGGAGAAATCAATAAACCCTGCTATGCCACACATGGTAATAATTTTAGTTGACGATGTTTTACGTTCCACATAATGCCCTTCCAGAAAGCCCTTAGGTGTTCCTTCTCTTTATTGAGAATGAATTGTAACGTATTCTTGGGAATGGTAAACAAGGTCAGGTACAGTAAAAAGATGATCCGGTTAGGTAATGCCACGTTCCTTCGCATGAACAGTATCCTGTTCCTGGTAAGATAGTAGGTCTTTAATGGACTGTTCTTACCCGTGGACATTGATTCTTTATGGTAGATAAGTGATTTATACTGATAATAGATCTTATATCCCTTACGCTTGATTTGCTCGCACCAGTCAAACTCTTCATAATACAGGAAGTATACCTCCGGCATCAGCCCTACTTCTTTCAATACGGAAGCTTTGGTCATCATGCCGCCGCCGTGTGCATAGTTGGTAGCAGAGACCTGGTCATACTGGCCCTGGTCGGGCTCTTTACAACCGATCATACTGTTCCTTCCGGTGAATACATCTACCGACTGATAACCGGCGTATTCGATAATGCCTTTATGGAAGAAGTAATGAAATTTGGGGCTGACCATCCCTGCATCAGGATGCGCGTAAAAGACTTCCAGCAGGCCTTCTATCAGGCCATCGGTAAATTCGGTATCATTATTTACAAGAAAAATATACTCGCCTGTGGCCTCACGGATGCCCAGGTTATTACCACCGGCAAAACCTTTGTTGCTTTCACTCCTGATCACCTTTACCGCGGGGTAAACTTCCAGCAATGCGGCGGTGGGGTCTTCCACAGAAGCATTGTCCACAACGATCACTTCCACGTTGCGGTAACTGTTCCTGCTGATAGAAACCAGCAATTCACATGTAACGCTGCTTGTATTATAGTTGACCGTTACAATGGAAACAAGCGGTGCTATTTTATTTTCCTGTAACATTGACCAGGGGATTATCGATAGTTGTTTTGGAATGCTTTGTATGAATGAAGGTCTTATCAGCGCCTTTGAGCTTGAATACCAGTGAGAGCATGATACCTACTACATGGGGAAGGTTCATTAATACAGTGAGCAGGTATTTTGAGTAGAATTTACCGGGAAGCGGCAACATCATACTGATCACGAATGCGCCAAGGCAGATAGCCCAGGCAGATAAGGGCAGTGTGAGGTACTTACCGAATACCAGGTAGATGCCAGTCATGAACACTACACCTGCCAGCAACAGCATACGTGGCAGTAACATATTCTGGCCTACGGACATATAAAAATAGTCAATACGGCCTTTCAGCAATGCCCTGAACCCACGAGTAAAGTAATGGCGGAGGTATACGAACTGGCTGGACAGCCAGCGTTTGCGCTGGCTTTCGAATGCGGCTGCATTGGCCACCTTCTCATCAAATATGAGCGCCTCTTCGAGGTAGTGGATCTTATACCCTTTATCCACCAGCAGTTGTTGCAGTACCTTATCAAAACCGCCGGTAGCTTCTGTTTCCAGCAGGGCCTGTTTCATCAGCTGATATTCGAAGCCAATGCCGGAACCAATAATGGAAGCAGAGAGCCCAAGCGCATTGGCGCCTTTGCGGTTAATGTGATTGGCGATCATTTCATTGGCAGCATCCAGGATGGCGAAAGGAGAATCCATGTTCTTTGCTACACGCTGGGCCTGTATGATGTGGTACCCCTGCTGGTAGGCAATATTGATCTTCTGCAGAAAATCGGGCGCCGGGATGTTGTCAGCATCAGCGATCACCGCCATATCATATATATTATCATCCAGCTGCGCAAATGCGGCATTCAGTGATTTTGCTTTTGTGCTCTTCTTAAAAGAGACAGGGATCACGGTGATACCCTCCTCTTCAAGCGTCTGGATCGTTGCCGGTTTCAGGGAATCGGCAATAACAATCACTTTATAGCAGTTGGCCGGATAATCGAGCGATTCATAACTGATCGCTGCGTGAAGGATGATATCATCTTCCTTATAGGCAGGTACCAGGATGGCGATCCTGCAATAGGCCGCAACATCTTCGGTAATTTTAGTTTTCTTCGGAAAGAATTTACCGGCAACAGAGAACAAGAGGTTGTACAATACGCAGCCTCCGAGGTATCCGAATATGATTAATTCAATCGTAAGGATCATTATACATTATCTTTTTGTATTAACGCTTTCGGAGTGTTGGCCATAATCCACATGTCGTAGGTGAAGCTATGCGAATTGGAATAATTGATGTCCAATGCTATTCTTTCTTCTACAGACATATCTTTCTTTCCCCTTTTACTGATCTGCCAGAGACCGGTGATGCCTGCCGGCGCCAGGAAGCGCTGTGCCCATTCATCTGTGGTCAGTGCAGCCGCTTCGTATAGTGGTAAGGGTCTGTTACCAACGAGCGACATATCTCCTATCAATACATTCAAAAGCTGTGGAAGTTCATCAAGGCTGGTGTTCCTTAAAAAGGCGCCGAAACGGGTTACCCGGGGGTCATTGGATACTTTATAGAAAACCGGGCCATTACCGTCCTTATATTGATTCAGGTGTTGCAGCTGCTGCAGTTTTTTGTCTGCATCTGCTACCATCGTTCTGAACTTGTAGAATTTGAATACCTGGTAGTTCCTGCCGGCGCGGCGTGCTGCATAAAACACGGGGCCCTTGGACTCCAGTTTAATGATAACGGCGATTAACAATAAAAGGGGGCTGATGGCAATCAGCAGGCAGCTGGCAACAACGATATCAAAAGTTCTTTTCAGTACAGCGTTCAGGGTTCTTTTAGTCCTGATCTTTTTACCGCCATTGACAACTGTCAGCGGAGGATAGGTGTTCAGTTGTTTGAATTTGCTGATGAAAGATATTTTAGATGGTAATTTGGGAAGACATTTTGCCGTAATGATCTCGTCGATGAAGGTATATTTCTTCGCCGCGGTTTTCATTTCAGGAGTGATCTCAGCCACGTCCACGTAAAGCAGGAAAGGAATGCAGGAGTAGCTGGATTCCTTCTTCAGGTATTCTTTCCAGGCGTTCAGCCCCTTCTGGTTATCAACGTTGGACCGGTATATAATAACGCCCGGCCTTCTTCTGAAGACAGATTGCAATTGTTCCATCGTTGCAGCAGCGGAATCAAAATCCTGTGCAAAGAAACACTTGTACCCCGCATCTTCAAATTCGGGGGCGTTCATATGTTGCCCTACAAACAGCACAATATTGCTGTCAGCCATTATCTGACGGGGCATTGCCTGTTCACATTCTTCAAACTGCTTTGGGGCCGCATTTTTCAATACGCTCAGTTCAGGTGTAAATGTATTCATGCTAACAAAGGAATTAATGGTTACATACTGATTATATATTTAGTGCTACGAAAAAGCAGGTACATGCTGAGCTCTCAACACATGATCAATTGTATCCAGTAAGATTACGGGATCAAAAGGCTTTTTGATAATCGTCTTGATGTTACCGGGGCGTATATTGGCAAACGACTCTTTAGTGTCATGCACACCGGAAAGCACCATGAGAGGTATATGCTGATACAGATTACTTTCGGTCATGAACTCAATGAGTTCCCATCCGTTGATGTTCGGCATCTGGAGATCCGTGATCACCAGGTCGGGGATATTGCCGTTTTTAAGCCAGGCCATAGCAGCCAGACCATCACACGCTGAAACAACGTTGTAGGTCCTGTTTAGCATCACTTCCAGTAAATATCGGATGGGTAAACTATCATCTATAATTAAAACTGTTTTTTTCACCTTTAACCAATTTAATATTACAAATAGATCCCAATACGGTTAAGCATTGGAAAAATTAGTGTTCGTTGGCTTTAAATTGGATAAGGTTTTACGGAATTAAAAAAACAGTTTCTCAGGGGATATGAAAGAAAAGAATCAAATATGGTTTCTTTTAAAACGCTTGCACTAAAATACGAAAGTAATTCTTAACTACAAGCTCTAAATTTTCGCAATAGTATTGTCCTTAAAAAAACAACGATGTAAAAATATAATACTTTATTCATTTCCCAATATGTTTTTGGTAAACGGCTGTTTTTTTTGGGTGAATGCGCAAGAAATTATCGTAAACGGATATTCAATGCCTTCGCACACTCATTTTTTTTAAATGTAGCATACGCTGCTGAAAAAATACTGCACAATTATTATACTTTTGCGGTGAACCCCCTTGTGGGATTGTTCTGTAACGTGCTACAACGCTCAGTTTATCCCCTCAATCTATATATATTATGACTCTGATCTCAGTGATCTTCTGGTGCAGCCTCTTTCTTGTTTGCTATAGTTATATAGGATATGGTATACTACTTTATATAGTAATTAGACTGCGCCGTTATTTTGTAGGCCCCAGACAAACGGATGAAAGAACGCCCTTCACTCCGGAGGTGACCCTTATGGTGGCTGCCTACAATGAGGAGGCCTTTATCAGGGAGAAGATAGCCAACACACTCGCCCTGAACTATCCGGCGGAAAAGGTACAGATCATCTTTGTAACCGATGGCAGTACCGACAACACCAATAATATAATAAGGAGTTACCCCCGGATCACATTGCTTTATGAACCGGAGCGCAATGGCAAGACGATGGCGGTAAACAGGGCCATGAAATATGTGAAGACGCCATTTGTAGTATTTTCAGATGCCAACACCTTATTAAATAAGGACGTCCTGCCTTGTCTCATGCGGCATTTCAGCGATGAACAGACCGGTGCAGTGGCAGGTGAAAAAAAGATCATAGTAGCGAAACAGGCAGAGGCGGAAGGCGCAGGGGAAGGAATGTACTGGAAATATGAGTCATTATTAAAGAAGTGGGATGCTGAACTATATAGTGTAATGGGAGCTGCCGGTGAACTATTTGCTATACGCACCGCCTTATATGAGGATATCCCCGCAGACACTATCCTGGATGACTTTATGATCTCTTTCGGTATAAATAAAAAAGGATACAAAGTGGCTTACGCCCCTGACGCCTATGCCCAGGAGACGCCTTCTGCTTCGCTGGAAGACGAATATAAACGCAAGGTCCGCATCAGTGCCGGAGGCTTTCAATCAATGAGCCGGCTGCTCGATCTGCTGAACATCTTCCGTTATCCCAAAATTACCTGGCAGTATGTTTCACATCGTGTATTCCGCTGGACAGTTGCACCATTATGTCTACTGTTGGCACTACTAACTAACGTAATATTATGTGCATCCGGCGCACCGGCCGTCTACTGGCTTATACTGTTCCTGCAGGTAGCATTTTATGGTATGGCTTTGGTAGGATATATGCTCGCAAGAAGACAGGTGAAAAGTAAAGTGTTCTATATACCCTTTTATTTTGTGTTTATGAATGTGGCCGTGTATCAAGGGTTTGGCCGTTTTGTAAGAAAGAAACAGTCTGCAGTATGGGACCGCTCACAACGTCAATTAACCACGGGGTGAGACGTACTTCTTACACTTACCGTTCACTTGTGTTACTTCACCAATTGTTTTATATCGTTCACCCTTAAAAAACAGATTTTCGCTAAAAAAGTCTACAACTATAAAAATATACACTTACTTTTGGAACTTGAACCGAGTACACTGGGCTTAATCCTTATCTGATTAATAAGAAAGCTACCAAGTGTGATGTAATTTCCTAACCTCATCCTACATAAAAGCCAATCTGGTAGTTATTCTCTTTTCGGGACTATCAATTTTAATTTTGCCATCTCCTCTGATCTGCCAGCCCTGAAAGCTTTGGGCTATTATTTATTTATTTCTGGCTAATCACCGGGTAACGCCCCGATTGTCCATAATATATATTTTCTTTTATGAAAAGAAATGTACACTTACTATTCAGCATTCTGAGCATTCTAATGCTTTTTGCGGGTACAGCTGTTGCACAGCAAGCTTTAAACCCCGCTGACCCCATTGTTGTGTACAATTCCAGCTCCCCCCCTACACCTCCACCTTATGGACGTATCGGGAAATGGGTGAAGACAAACCGCTTGTCCTGGAATACGTCAAACTTCAAATGTTACATTTACAAGGGACTTAACTTCCGCCTCAAATTCCCTAAGACCTACCAGCACAATGTTGCTGATGGAAAGAAATATCCAATCTTTGTATTCCTGCACGGCCGCGGTGAAGGCGGTAGCGTTTATGACAACGAGTACCAGTTACTGCACGGCGGACAGACATTTGATAACTATACCAATAATGGCAGCTTCGACGGTTTCCTGTTTTATGGACAGACAGCAGATGGTAACTGGGGAAACGGTCAGTACGACATTATCAAGGAATTACTGGACAGTCTTGCCCTGCAGGTAAAGGGTGACCTGAACAGGGTGATCGTTAACGGCCTTTCTGCCGGCGGCTACGGTTCCTGGCTCTTCGCGGAACGTTATCCGCAGTATTTTGCTTCCATTATGCCGATGAGTGGTATTGCCAACGGCGATGCCAGCACCACCAATATTAATAATCTGAAATACACTGCTCTCTGGTATTTTCAGGGAGGTAAGGACAACGCGCCCGCTCCATATACTGCCAATACGGTAGTTACTGCCTATCAAAACGCCGGTGCTCACCTTACGTATACATTATACCCGGATCTGGGCCATGGTACCTGGACCACCGCCTGGGCAGAACCGGATTTTGTTCCTTTTATGAACAGGAACAATATACTGACCCCATGGCCATTAGGTGGACGATCTGAATTCTGTCCCGGCGATCCGGTAAATATTACCGCCGGTATCCCGCCGGGATTTGCCGCTTATGAGTGGCAGAAAGATGGTAATCCCATTCAGGGAGCTACATCTAACAGTATTAATATCACCGCACTCGGCACCTATTCGGTAAGAGTAAGGAGAACTGCCGGCGGCGCCTGGTCAGAATTCTCTCCTATACCACTTGTCGTGAAAACGAAAGCGGCTACTGTTACACCACCAATTACGATAGACAGCCTTGCTACCAATGTATTGCCCGCTCCTGACGGCAGTACAACAGTTACGCTGAAACTGCCTGCCGGTTACGCTACCTACGAATGGCGTACCGTAGGGGGTAATACTTCATTAGGTAACACCAACACATTCACTGCGGGTGTAGGACAATATATTGCCCGTGTAACAGAGCAGTTTGGTTGTACCGCCAGTTTCTCTGCACCATATAGTGTCATAAATGCGGCTGGCACCAATGTACCGGACCAGGTAGGCGGTGTAACCGTGACGCCTGTTTCTGAGACCCAGCTGACATTGAACTGGAACGATAAACCAAACCCTCAGAACAACGAAACTGCTTTTGAAATATACCGCAGCACTACGTCTGGCAGTGGCTACAAAATGGTAGCTAAAGTACCTGCTGATGTGCTGGTATTTGCCGATAAGGGCCTTGCGTCCAATACAAAATACTACTACATCATCCGTCCGGTGAATGCCAATGGCGCTGCTCCTGTATCAGCTGAAGCCAGCGGTACTACCGAGACAGATGCCCTTGCTCCTACATCACCAAAGAGCCTGACCGTTACAAGCACCAGCTCCAGCTCTGTTTCACTCAGCTGGACGGCCGCGACCGACGACGTAGGTGTGAGCGCCTACGAAGTGTATGTAAATAATCAGAAATCATACACTGTCGAAGGCACTAAACTTAATATGGTGGCTTATGGCCTGACCGAAAGAGGTGTCTACAATTTCTACGTAATAGCTAAAGATGCAGCCGGTAACGCCTCTCCACCGAGCAACCAGGTTACTGCCGCAGCTATCAATAAAGGCATTGCCTACAAATATTATGAAGGCACATGGACCACACTGCCTAATTTCAATAACCTCGTACCGGTAGAATCCGGAAGGACTGCCAACATAGATCTGACTGTCAGGAACAGGGATATTAACTATGCCATCCTGTGGACAGGTTTACTGACCATCCCTGTAAGCGGTACTTACTACTTTGCCACCAACTCTGATGATGGTAGTAAGCTGTGGTTCAATACTCCTTACAGTTACAGTGGTTTAGCTACTGTAAATAACGACGGAGCCCATGGCACAACACAGGTGAGCAGCCTTCCAATGGTGCTGAATGCCGGCGTGTACCCAATTACTGTGGCTTACTTCCAGGGAAATGGCGGCCAGGCAATGAACCTGCGCTGGAGATCCAGTGCTATTAACGTGAACAACTTCACCAATATTCCGGACCAGTACCTGGGCGATACCATGACCATTCCGGGTTCTGCACCTGCAGCACCATTGATATTGGGTGCTACAGCTACTGCATTCAATAAGATAGATCTGACATGGAGCGATAACAGCAACAATGAATCAGGATTTGAATTGTACCGCAGCCCGACCTATAATGGTACTTATACCGTAGTAGGAAAAGCCGGTGCCAATACAACCACTTTAACAGACAATACTGTTGCCGCTAATACCCGCTATTATTATAAGATCCGTGCAGTAGGACCATCCGGTGAATCGGCACAGTCAGTAGGTTATCCCTACCTGGCAGTGTATCCGTTCGATAACTCCGCGGCGGATGTCAGCATCAATGCCAATAATGGAACTGCCAACCAGATCACCTACAATTCCGCCAACGAAATAGAAGGCACCTATGCGGCCTCCTTCAACGGATCCAACGGTTATGTGACTATCGGCGGCAATAACAGCGGCTTCCTGCATGATGCATTCTCTGCACGTACAGTATCCGTCTGGATCAAGCCAACGGTAACAGATAACACCCGTACAATATTCGAAATTGGCGGCAGCACCAGCGGTCTGGCTCTGCGTATCAATGCCAATAAACTGGAAGCAGGTGTTGCCAGCAACGGTATCCGTGTTGCAATATCAACTGCCTTTACCAGCACTTCCTGGACACATGTTGCAGTGGTGTACAACAGCGGTTCCCTGCGCCTCTATATTAATGGCGACCTGGCAGCTTCCGGCACCACCAGCTTCACTACTGTCAATGCCACCACTGACAACGCGAGGATTGGCTATAATAATGGCACCAACGCCTTCAATTTAACAGGTACTACTTTCAGTGGCCTGATGGACCGATTCGCTATTATCGGGCAGGCGCTGACACAAGCCGAAGTCAGCCAGCTGGCCGGACAAACCCTGCCATTCTACAGCGCGGTAACACCGGCATTGCCTGCAGCACCGGCTGCACCAACAAACCTGGTAGCTACTGCAAGCTCTCCTTCTGCCATCCAGCTGACCTGGACCAACAATCCGGCAAATGCAACCGGTTATGAAATTCAGCGTGCCTTTGGTAATAGTAATACTTTTGTATTGGTGAAGGCCGATACCCTGATTGGAACATCCGGTACGTTTACCGATACCGCTTTGTACGCTAACCAGCAGTATGTATACCGCGTACGTGAAACAGGCGACGGCGGCAACTCACCTTACTCATCCAATGCCACAGCCGTTACCGGCAACAACAGGCCGGTCATTGACGCTGTTGGCAACAGGTCAGCACGTTATGATGTGGAAACACATATCCCGATCGTAGCGAATGACGTGGATGAAGATCCGATCACGCTGACCACTGATAATCTGCCTTCTTTCGTTACACTGGCATCAGACGCAAATGGCTCCTACCTGAAGGTAACGCCAAATGCAGGCCTGCAGGGTACTTATAACAACCTGACAGTGTATGCGGCAGATCCGTTCGGTGGTAAGGATACCGTTACTTTCAATCTGACTATTAACGACAATTATAGCCCTGTCATAGCCTCTATTGCCAACATTTCCCTGAATGAGGGCGCTGGCCAGCAGCTTTCTCTCTCCGCTACTGATCAGAATGCTTCAGATGTACTTACATGGTCTGCAGCATCATTGCCCTCATTCATCACTCTCTCTGGCAGCAACCGTACTGCCAGCTTGAATGTGGCTCCCGGCTACGCTGACGCGGGCGTTTACACAGTGAAGCTGACTACCGTTGATGGCAATGGTGGTACTGACGACAAAACATTCACTGTAACCGTAACAGATAAAGATCCGAACTATAAGTTCTTTGTGCGCTTCAAGAATCAGACAGATGCTCCGGCGCCATGGAACAATATCACATCCTTATCTACCAGCAACCTGGTGAACGATAAGGGTGAAACTACCAACGTAGGCCTGCAGTTACAGACCGGCAACTGGTTCACCTGGAATGAAGGTGCGGTAACCGGCAATAACAGCGGTATCTATCCGGATGTGGTACTGAAAGAATACTACTTCTTCGGGTCCTGGCCCGGTATTTTCACATCCGACAATGCGATCGACGTGAAACTGACCGGACTGGATACAACCAGGAAGTACTCCTTCAAATTCTTTGCAGGCAGTGCATGGTCTGTACAGGCGAACAATGGCACCACCGTCTTTACGATGAACGGTGTCAGCAAACCGCTGAATGTACAGGGTAACACCTCCAATACTGCTAACTTTGACAATATCACGCCAAACAACAGTGGTGAGATCACCTTCAATATGGCGGTAGCCAATGGCACACCGGTAGGTTACCTCAATGCATTTGAAATGAACGCTATACTGGACGATGGTACACTGCCAGCTGCTCCTAAAGAGCTGCTCGCTACAGAAGATAACGGCAATGTATCCCTCAACTGGACAAATGTTGCCTACAATGCTACCGGTTACCGGATCCACCGTGCCACCGACAGCCTGGGCGTCTACAGTTTACTGGGCAGCCTGAACAGCGCAACTGCCCACAGCTATGTGGATAATACCGTACATGGTAACACCCATTATTATTACAAGGTCAGTGCTTCCAATTCTGAAGGCGTATCTCCGGGCTATAGCAATATAGCCGGTGTAAATGTGCCACAGAAGGCTCCTGGTATCAGCAGCATTGCTGAT from Chitinophaga filiformis carries:
- a CDS encoding fibronectin type III domain-containing protein, whose translation is MKRNVHLLFSILSILMLFAGTAVAQQALNPADPIVVYNSSSPPTPPPYGRIGKWVKTNRLSWNTSNFKCYIYKGLNFRLKFPKTYQHNVADGKKYPIFVFLHGRGEGGSVYDNEYQLLHGGQTFDNYTNNGSFDGFLFYGQTADGNWGNGQYDIIKELLDSLALQVKGDLNRVIVNGLSAGGYGSWLFAERYPQYFASIMPMSGIANGDASTTNINNLKYTALWYFQGGKDNAPAPYTANTVVTAYQNAGAHLTYTLYPDLGHGTWTTAWAEPDFVPFMNRNNILTPWPLGGRSEFCPGDPVNITAGIPPGFAAYEWQKDGNPIQGATSNSINITALGTYSVRVRRTAGGAWSEFSPIPLVVKTKAATVTPPITIDSLATNVLPAPDGSTTVTLKLPAGYATYEWRTVGGNTSLGNTNTFTAGVGQYIARVTEQFGCTASFSAPYSVINAAGTNVPDQVGGVTVTPVSETQLTLNWNDKPNPQNNETAFEIYRSTTSGSGYKMVAKVPADVLVFADKGLASNTKYYYIIRPVNANGAAPVSAEASGTTETDALAPTSPKSLTVTSTSSSSVSLSWTAATDDVGVSAYEVYVNNQKSYTVEGTKLNMVAYGLTERGVYNFYVIAKDAAGNASPPSNQVTAAAINKGIAYKYYEGTWTTLPNFNNLVPVESGRTANIDLTVRNRDINYAILWTGLLTIPVSGTYYFATNSDDGSKLWFNTPYSYSGLATVNNDGAHGTTQVSSLPMVLNAGVYPITVAYFQGNGGQAMNLRWRSSAINVNNFTNIPDQYLGDTMTIPGSAPAAPLILGATATAFNKIDLTWSDNSNNESGFELYRSPTYNGTYTVVGKAGANTTTLTDNTVAANTRYYYKIRAVGPSGESAQSVGYPYLAVYPFDNSAADVSINANNGTANQITYNSANEIEGTYAASFNGSNGYVTIGGNNSGFLHDAFSARTVSVWIKPTVTDNTRTIFEIGGSTSGLALRINANKLEAGVASNGIRVAISTAFTSTSWTHVAVVYNSGSLRLYINGDLAASGTTSFTTVNATTDNARIGYNNGTNAFNLTGTTFSGLMDRFAIIGQALTQAEVSQLAGQTLPFYSAVTPALPAAPAAPTNLVATASSPSAIQLTWTNNPANATGYEIQRAFGNSNTFVLVKADTLIGTSGTFTDTALYANQQYVYRVRETGDGGNSPYSSNATAVTGNNRPVIDAVGNRSARYDVETHIPIVANDVDEDPITLTTDNLPSFVTLASDANGSYLKVTPNAGLQGTYNNLTVYAADPFGGKDTVTFNLTINDNYSPVIASIANISLNEGAGQQLSLSATDQNASDVLTWSAASLPSFITLSGSNRTASLNVAPGYADAGVYTVKLTTVDGNGGTDDKTFTVTVTDKDPNYKFFVRFKNQTDAPAPWNNITSLSTSNLVNDKGETTNVGLQLQTGNWFTWNEGAVTGNNSGIYPDVVLKEYYFFGSWPGIFTSDNAIDVKLTGLDTTRKYSFKFFAGSAWSVQANNGTTVFTMNGVSKPLNVQGNTSNTANFDNITPNNSGEITFNMAVANGTPVGYLNAFEMNAILDDGTLPAAPKELLATEDNGNVSLNWTNVAYNATGYRIHRATDSLGVYSLLGSLNSATAHSYVDNTVHGNTHYYYKVSASNSEGVSPGYSNIAGVNVPQKAPGISSIADVKVKAGASAQLNVTATPDLGNTVALTVSGLPAFGSFTDNGDGTGSFSFNPSANNLGSYAVTLTATDNQGAASRDTFNVFVTDKNTTSVYLNFSSSSPADAPWNNVAGFPYQGVRLNNALDESGNPTGISVTFNEVWENDQPAVGQSTYDNSGIYPDIVMQSAVYDSRNITHTVKLSGLNKAKRYNVVFFSSLNFGVAAKVRYTINTDSVVIDPAYNTSISKQINGVLPNANGEINVLVNKTQNGYYMHMNAMVLEAYDSATAVLNPINLRATATGAKTIALQWSDRSNTETGYQVWRAVSGGSYTQVASLPANSVSYTDNNLTVNQKYYYKVRAVRGLTNSDYSNAASATSLGFSINVNFSELLVAPAPWNNTGMRPQQGVVISNMQDGQNNLTGVGITILQNFDGMYSAGINTTNNSGIYPDNVMVENYGLFPGNHADYYITGLNQALKYDLVFFGSSVEWDDITGKYTVNGTKMALLNASLNKSGVATIRDVAPDAYGRIHVDVDPGTATSRYGLIAAMIVKGHLDPATQNDEGPIDPADAQAARIDGNTVAMAAPPVALINKAADFGEAKVYPNPYENQFNVDIVLKAETAVRVEIFDVAGRLLYSDYKGSVPAGASTLRINTGSRISAPGIYLLRISGKNGETKMVKLVKR